Proteins encoded within one genomic window of Pseudomonas cannabina:
- a CDS encoding septal ring lytic transglycosylase RlpA family protein, producing the protein MRALPILQSFKLLALTGLAVLVASCSSPSRTTTSTQAPKGGAVVRSMPGLDVNRAHKDGAPWWDVDVSRIPDATPTLHTGAYKANPYTVLGKTYFPMSDSKRYVASGTASWYGTKFHGQNTANGEVYDLYGMSAAHKTLPLPSYVKVTNLDNNRTVILRVNDRGPFYSDRIIDLSYAAAKKLGYAETGTARVKVEGIDPQEWWAQRGRPAPLMLNQPQVMAQATPPALSTSTGTVEQYTPPPQQHAAPVVPLQVDAKKNASGQAAGLFLQVGAFANPDAAELLRSKLSGMVRAPVFVSSIARNQQTLYRVRMGPIDTQGEAQQLQNSVRSANLGQPSVVTSDQ; encoded by the coding sequence ATGCGGGCATTGCCGATTCTTCAATCATTCAAGCTTCTGGCGTTGACTGGCCTGGCTGTGCTGGTTGCCAGCTGTTCGTCGCCATCGCGCACGACGACCTCCACGCAGGCGCCGAAAGGCGGGGCCGTGGTGCGCTCGATGCCGGGGCTGGACGTGAACCGGGCCCACAAGGACGGCGCGCCGTGGTGGGATGTGGACGTTTCGCGTATCCCGGATGCGACGCCGACCCTGCATACCGGTGCCTACAAGGCCAACCCGTACACCGTGCTGGGCAAGACCTATTTCCCGATGAGCGATTCCAAGCGTTACGTCGCTTCGGGCACTGCTTCGTGGTACGGCACCAAGTTTCATGGTCAAAACACCGCCAACGGCGAAGTGTATGACCTGTACGGCATGAGCGCCGCGCACAAGACCCTGCCGTTGCCCAGCTACGTCAAAGTGACCAACCTGGACAACAACCGCACCGTCATCCTGCGCGTCAACGACCGTGGCCCGTTCTATTCGGACCGCATTATCGACCTGTCGTATGCCGCCGCCAAAAAGCTGGGTTACGCCGAAACCGGCACCGCCCGGGTCAAGGTCGAAGGCATCGACCCGCAGGAATGGTGGGCGCAGCGTGGCCGTCCGGCGCCGCTGATGCTCAATCAGCCGCAGGTCATGGCCCAGGCGACGCCGCCAGCGCTGTCCACGTCGACCGGCACCGTCGAACAGTACACGCCGCCGCCCCAGCAGCACGCAGCACCGGTCGTGCCGTTGCAGGTTGACGCAAAAAAAAACGCTTCAGGACAAGCCGCTGGGCTGTTTCTCCAGGTGGGAGCCTTCGCCAACCCGGACGCTGCGGAGCTCCTGAGGTCGAAGTTGAGCGGGATGGTTCGAGCGCCGGTTTTCGTCAGCTCGATAGCACGCAATCAGCAAACGCTATATCGGGTGCGGATGGGACCGATCGACACGCAGGGTGAAGCCCAGCAGCTGCAAAACAGCGTCAGGTCGGCCAATCTGGGCCAGCCGAGCGTTGTGACATCGGATCAGTAA
- a CDS encoding D-alanyl-D-alanine carboxypeptidase family protein, whose protein sequence is MNITTFAKRLCLLVPLIITPAAWAAEQMTPAAPQLAAKAYVLMDATSGNVLVENNGDQRLAPASLTKLMTAYIATLEIRRGQIGENDPVTISENAWRTGGSRMFIKVGSQVTVSDLLHGIIIQSGNDASVAISEHIAGSEDAFADMMNKTAADLGMTNSHFMNPTGLPNPEHYSSAHDMAILARAIIHEDPAHYAIYSQKEFFWNGIKQPNRNLLLWRDKTVDGLKTGHTDEAGYCMVSSAVRDGMRLIAVVFGTNSEQARAAETQKLLTYGFRFFETQNFYQKGTELAQATVWKGTERQVKAGLAEDLNMTMPKGDMKKLSASMTMNPQLVAPIAKGDVIGKVEVKKDDQVVHTANLIALEAVEEGGIFRRVWDSIRLFFYGLFN, encoded by the coding sequence ATGAACATCACCACCTTTGCAAAACGCTTATGCCTGCTTGTACCACTGATAATCACCCCGGCTGCCTGGGCTGCAGAGCAGATGACGCCTGCCGCACCGCAACTGGCGGCCAAGGCCTACGTGCTGATGGACGCCACCAGCGGCAATGTACTGGTCGAAAACAACGGTGATCAGCGTCTGGCTCCGGCCAGCCTGACCAAGTTGATGACGGCGTACATCGCGACTCTGGAAATCCGTCGCGGCCAGATCGGCGAGAACGATCCGGTGACCATCAGTGAAAACGCCTGGCGCACAGGCGGTTCGCGGATGTTCATCAAGGTCGGCAGCCAAGTGACCGTTAGCGACCTGCTGCACGGCATCATCATTCAATCGGGCAACGACGCCAGCGTCGCGATCTCCGAGCATATTGCCGGCAGCGAAGATGCTTTTGCCGACATGATGAACAAGACGGCCGCCGATCTGGGTATGACCAACAGTCACTTCATGAACCCGACCGGTCTGCCGAACCCGGAGCACTACTCGTCGGCGCACGACATGGCGATCCTGGCCCGTGCGATCATCCATGAAGACCCGGCTCACTACGCGATCTACTCGCAGAAAGAGTTTTTCTGGAACGGCATCAAGCAGCCTAACCGCAACCTGCTGCTGTGGCGTGACAAGACCGTTGACGGTCTGAAAACCGGTCACACCGACGAAGCGGGCTACTGCATGGTGTCCTCGGCTGTGCGTGATGGCATGCGTCTGATTGCCGTGGTGTTCGGCACCAACAGCGAGCAGGCCCGTGCCGCTGAAACCCAGAAGCTGCTGACGTACGGCTTCCGTTTCTTCGAAACCCAGAACTTCTATCAGAAGGGCACCGAACTGGCCCAGGCGACCGTCTGGAAAGGCACCGAGCGTCAGGTCAAGGCCGGTCTGGCTGAAGATCTGAACATGACCATGCCTAAAGGCGACATGAAAAAGTTGTCGGCCAGCATGACCATGAACCCGCAGCTGGTTGCGCCAATCGCCAAGGGCGACGTGATCGGCAAGGTTGAAGTCAAGAAGGACGATCAGGTGGTTCACACCGCTAATCTGATCGCGCTTGAAGCGGTCGAGGAAGGTGGCATTTTCCGCCGCGTGTGGGATAGCATCCGCCTGTTCTTCTACGGCTTGTTCAACTGA
- a CDS encoding DUF493 domain-containing protein: protein MTDTDVKSHKIEFPCNDYPIKIIGDTSVGFTAAVMKVLEKHATVDLKTLAERQSSNGKYTTVQLHIIATGEDQLRDINSALRATGFVHMVL, encoded by the coding sequence ATGACCGATACCGACGTCAAGTCGCACAAAATCGAATTTCCCTGCAATGACTACCCGATCAAGATTATCGGCGACACCAGTGTGGGCTTTACGGCTGCCGTGATGAAAGTGCTTGAAAAGCACGCCACGGTCGACCTCAAGACGCTGGCAGAGCGTCAGAGCAGCAACGGTAAATACACCACCGTCCAGCTGCACATCATCGCCACCGGCGAAGACCAGTTGCGCGACATCAATAGTGCCCTTCGCGCTACGGGTTTCGTGCACATGGTGCTCTGA
- the lipB gene encoding lipoyl(octanoyl) transferase LipB, with amino-acid sequence MSGALGFRDLGLIDYETAWHAMQRFTDVRGRNAADEVWLVQHPPVFTQGQSGKPEHLLLPGNIPVVQVDRGGQVTYHGPGQLVAYLMLDVRRLGFGVRDLVTRIENTLIGLLADYGVTAAAKADAPGVYVNGAKIASLGLRIRNGCSFHGLALNVDMDLEPFRRINPCGYAGLAMTQLSDQAGQIEFSEVSARLRAQLVNHLDYAEQATLTGGINHYD; translated from the coding sequence ATGAGCGGTGCCCTGGGCTTTCGTGATCTGGGTCTGATCGATTACGAAACCGCCTGGCACGCCATGCAGCGCTTCACCGACGTGCGTGGCCGGAATGCGGCTGACGAAGTCTGGCTGGTCCAGCACCCGCCGGTCTTCACCCAGGGGCAGTCAGGTAAACCCGAGCATTTGCTGCTGCCGGGCAATATTCCTGTCGTACAGGTCGATCGTGGCGGCCAAGTGACTTATCATGGCCCGGGCCAACTGGTCGCTTACCTGATGCTGGATGTCAGGCGCCTTGGCTTCGGTGTGCGCGATCTGGTCACCCGGATCGAGAACACGCTCATTGGCTTGCTGGCCGATTATGGCGTGACGGCAGCGGCCAAGGCCGATGCGCCGGGCGTGTACGTCAACGGCGCGAAAATCGCGTCGCTCGGCCTGCGTATCCGCAACGGCTGCTCGTTTCACGGTCTGGCGCTGAACGTCGACATGGACCTGGAGCCGTTCCGCCGCATCAACCCGTGCGGCTACGCCGGGCTGGCCATGACCCAACTGAGCGATCAGGCAGGGCAGATAGAATTTTCCGAGGTTAGTGCCCGACTGCGTGCGCAGCTCGTCAACCACCTCGACTACGCTGAGCAGGCTACCCTTACGGGCGGAATAAACCATTATGACTGA
- the lipA gene encoding lipoyl synthase, giving the protein MTDTVQTLIPTLDVSERVARPKVEAGVKLRGAEKVARIPVKIIPTVDLPKKPDWIRVRIPVSPEVDRIKQLLRKHKLHSVCEEASCPNLGECFSGGTATFMIMGDICTRRCPFCDVGHGRPKALDADEPKSLAIAIADLRLKYVVITSVDRDDLRDGGAQHFADCIREIRLLSPGVQLETLVPDYRGRMDVALEITAAEPPDVFNHNLETVPRLYKAARPGSDYQWSLTLLQRFKQMVPHVPTKSGLMLGLGETDEEVIEVMRRMREHDIDMLTLGQYLQPSRNHLAVQRFVHPDTFAWFAEEGYKMGFKNVASGPLVRSSYHADEQAKIAKSML; this is encoded by the coding sequence ATGACTGACACCGTGCAAACCCTGATCCCGACGCTTGACGTTTCCGAGCGTGTGGCCCGTCCGAAAGTCGAAGCCGGCGTCAAGCTGCGCGGAGCGGAGAAGGTTGCGCGCATCCCGGTCAAGATCATTCCGACCGTCGATCTGCCGAAGAAGCCCGACTGGATTCGCGTGCGTATCCCGGTTTCCCCGGAAGTCGACCGTATCAAGCAACTGCTGCGCAAGCACAAGCTGCACAGCGTTTGCGAAGAGGCATCCTGCCCTAACCTGGGCGAATGCTTCTCCGGCGGCACTGCAACGTTCATGATCATGGGCGACATCTGTACCCGTCGTTGCCCGTTCTGCGACGTGGGCCATGGCCGTCCGAAAGCACTCGACGCCGACGAACCGAAGAGCCTCGCCATCGCCATCGCCGACCTGCGTCTGAAGTACGTGGTCATCACCTCGGTAGACCGCGATGACCTGCGTGACGGCGGTGCTCAGCACTTCGCTGACTGCATCCGCGAGATCCGTCTGCTGTCGCCGGGCGTCCAGCTCGAAACGCTGGTGCCCGATTACCGTGGGCGCATGGACGTTGCGCTGGAAATCACCGCAGCGGAGCCGCCGGATGTGTTCAACCACAATCTGGAAACCGTGCCACGCTTGTACAAGGCTGCGCGTCCGGGTTCGGATTACCAGTGGTCGCTGACTCTGCTGCAACGCTTCAAGCAGATGGTCCCGCACGTACCGACCAAATCCGGCTTGATGCTGGGGCTGGGCGAGACCGACGAGGAAGTCATCGAAGTCATGAGGCGCATGCGTGAGCACGACATCGACATGCTGACCCTGGGCCAGTACTTGCAGCCATCGCGTAACCACTTGGCGGTGCAGCGCTTCGTCCATCCGGACACCTTCGCCTGGTTCGCCGAGGAAGGGTACAAGATGGGCTTCAAGAACGTCGCTTCGGGCCCGCTGGTCCGTTCCTCGTACCACGCCGACGAGCAGGCCAAGATCGCCAAATCGATGCTTTGA
- a CDS encoding OmpW/AlkL family protein codes for MNKHLLRASVVALAITAPVAAQAYEKGDFIVRAGAAHVQPNEDSGEVRLDGARVSGTKATLNGDTQLGLTFAYMLTNHVGIELLAATPFNHTVSVKGLGPGLDGKLADVKHLPPTLSLQYYPMEPSSRFQPYAGVGINYTTFFDNDLTSDRKNQGFSNLKLKDSVGLAAQLGMDYMITDKVLVNASVWYVDIDTQATVDGPSALAVGRTKVDVDIDPWVYMVGVGYKF; via the coding sequence ATGAACAAGCATTTGCTACGCGCGTCTGTTGTCGCGCTTGCCATCACCGCCCCGGTTGCGGCACAGGCCTACGAAAAAGGCGATTTCATCGTTCGCGCCGGCGCCGCGCACGTTCAGCCCAATGAAGACAGCGGCGAAGTCCGGCTCGATGGTGCCAGGGTTTCCGGCACCAAGGCGACCCTGAATGGCGACACCCAGCTCGGCTTGACCTTCGCTTACATGCTGACCAACCATGTCGGCATCGAATTGCTGGCCGCCACGCCGTTCAACCATACCGTGTCCGTCAAAGGCCTGGGCCCTGGGCTGGACGGCAAGCTGGCCGATGTCAAACATCTGCCGCCGACTCTGTCGTTGCAGTACTACCCGATGGAGCCTTCGTCCAGATTTCAGCCGTATGCGGGCGTGGGTATCAACTACACCACGTTCTTCGACAACGACCTGACCAGCGACCGCAAGAATCAGGGTTTCAGCAACCTCAAACTCAAGGACTCGGTGGGTCTGGCCGCGCAGCTGGGCATGGACTACATGATCACCGACAAGGTGCTGGTCAACGCTTCGGTCTGGTACGTCGACATCGACACCCAGGCCACCGTGGACGGCCCGTCTGCCCTGGCGGTCGGCCGGACCAAAGTCGATGTGGATATCGACCCGTGGGTGTACATGGTCGGCGTGGGTTACAAATTCTGA
- a CDS encoding DUF3299 domain-containing protein, whose protein sequence is MMRRMLLTLLLSVTTHVWAAEPRELTWNEMIPPDAPVVKPVTAPLHDLSKLSDALAMEAAPAAHQLAPHAPVVKALDGKLVRLPGYIVPLQVSEEGRVTEFLLVPYFGACIHVPPPPANQIVHVTSELGVKVDELYQPYWIEGPMQAKSSSSELAEAGYQMQADKILVYELPDS, encoded by the coding sequence ATGATGCGGCGCATGCTACTCACTCTGCTGCTCTCGGTTACCACTCATGTGTGGGCCGCCGAGCCGCGTGAACTGACTTGGAATGAGATGATTCCACCCGACGCACCTGTGGTGAAGCCGGTCACGGCGCCACTGCACGACCTGTCGAAGCTGTCCGATGCACTGGCCATGGAAGCGGCGCCTGCGGCCCATCAATTGGCCCCGCACGCACCGGTGGTCAAGGCGCTGGATGGCAAACTGGTGCGTTTACCGGGCTATATCGTGCCGCTTCAGGTCAGTGAGGAAGGCAGAGTGACGGAGTTTTTGCTGGTGCCGTATTTCGGCGCCTGCATCCATGTGCCGCCGCCACCAGCGAACCAGATCGTGCATGTCACGAGTGAGCTGGGCGTGAAGGTCGATGAGCTGTATCAGCCGTACTGGATCGAAGGACCGATGCAGGCCAAGTCGTCAAGCAGCGAACTGGCAGAAGCGGGTTATCAGATGCAGGCAGACAAGATTCTTGTCTACGAGTTGCCGGATTCATGA
- a CDS encoding ABC transporter permease — translation MYLFRLAIASLANRRFTAFLTAFAIALSVCLLLAVERVRTEARASFASTISGTDLIVGARSGSINLLLYSVFRIGNATNNIRWDSFEHFAQSKQVKWAIPISLGDSHRGYRVMGTNEAYFEHYQFGRQLHLEMAEGREFQTDPFEVVLGSEVAKALHYTLGDKLVLAHGVAAISLVKHDDKPFTVVGILKPTGTPVDRTLHISLGGMEAIHIDWHNGAPARGNERISADQARNMDLTPSAITAFMLGLNSKISTFSLQREINEYRGEPMLAILPGVALQELWGLMGTAEKALFVISLFVVLTGLIGMLTAILTSLNERRREMAILRSVGARPWHIASLLILEAFALALAGVVSGLALLYIGIFAARDYVLENYGLYLSSMPPGQYEWTLLGGILGCALLMGTVPAWRAYRQSLADGLSIRL, via the coding sequence ATGTATCTGTTTCGTCTGGCCATCGCCAGCCTGGCCAACCGCCGCTTCACCGCCTTTCTCACCGCCTTCGCCATTGCCCTGTCGGTTTGCCTGCTGCTGGCCGTGGAACGCGTGCGCACCGAAGCCCGTGCCAGTTTCGCCAGTACCATCAGCGGCACCGACCTGATCGTCGGCGCGCGCTCCGGCTCGATCAACCTGTTGCTGTATTCGGTGTTCCGCATCGGCAATGCCACCAACAACATACGCTGGGACAGCTTCGAGCATTTCGCGCAAAGCAAACAGGTCAAATGGGCGATCCCGATTTCGCTGGGCGACTCGCACCGTGGCTATCGGGTGATGGGCACCAACGAAGCGTATTTCGAGCATTACCAGTTCGGTCGTCAGCTACACCTGGAAATGGCCGAGGGCCGCGAGTTCCAGACCGACCCGTTCGAAGTGGTGCTGGGCTCTGAAGTCGCCAAGGCGCTGCATTACACGCTGGGCGACAAGCTGGTGCTGGCGCACGGCGTTGCGGCGATCAGCCTGGTCAAGCACGACGACAAACCGTTCACCGTGGTCGGCATTCTCAAACCGACCGGTACGCCGGTGGACCGCACGCTGCACATCAGCCTGGGCGGCATGGAGGCCATTCATATCGATTGGCATAACGGCGCGCCGGCACGCGGCAATGAACGCATTTCCGCCGATCAGGCACGCAACATGGACCTGACACCCAGTGCGATTACCGCCTTCATGCTGGGCCTGAACAGCAAGATTTCGACGTTCAGCCTGCAACGCGAGATCAATGAATACCGGGGCGAGCCGATGCTGGCGATTCTGCCGGGCGTGGCCTTGCAGGAACTGTGGGGTTTGATGGGCACCGCCGAAAAGGCCTTGTTCGTGATTTCGCTGTTCGTGGTGCTGACCGGCCTGATCGGCATGCTTACCGCGATTCTCACCAGCCTCAACGAGCGCCGCCGGGAAATGGCGATTCTGCGCTCGGTCGGCGCGCGCCCTTGGCATATCGCCAGCCTGCTTATACTGGAGGCTTTCGCGCTAGCGCTGGCCGGTGTCGTCAGCGGCCTTGCACTGCTCTATATCGGCATTTTCGCGGCCCGCGACTATGTGCTCGAAAACTACGGCCTGTACCTCTCATCTATGCCACCTGGCCAATATGAATGGACATTACTGGGTGGTATTCTCGGTTGCGCGCTGTTGATGGGAACCGTGCCAGCGTGGCGAGCCTACAGGCAGTCACTGGCCGATGGACTGTCAATTCGTTTATGA
- a CDS encoding ABC transporter ATP-binding protein, with the protein MTQALIELSDLSFNWPGHPQLLDIPSFRLQTGEALFLKGPSGSGKTTLLGLLGGVQKPVSGSIRLLNQELSSLSSAARDRFRVDHTGYIFQQFNLLPFLSVRENIELPCHFSKVRAERAKQRHGSVENATTTLLAHLGLKDPAMLARRADSLSIGQQQRVAAARALIGQPELVIADEPTSALDADSREAFIRLLFAECREAGASLLFVSHDQSLAPLFDRNLSLSDLNRAAVAVES; encoded by the coding sequence ATGACCCAAGCACTGATCGAGCTATCGGACCTGAGCTTCAACTGGCCCGGCCATCCTCAACTGCTGGACATCCCCAGCTTCCGCCTGCAAACCGGCGAGGCCCTGTTCCTCAAAGGCCCCAGCGGCAGCGGCAAAACCACGCTGCTGGGCTTGCTCGGCGGCGTGCAGAAGCCGGTCAGCGGCAGTATTCGTCTGCTGAATCAGGAGCTATCGAGCCTGTCGTCAGCGGCGCGTGACCGTTTTCGTGTCGATCACACCGGCTACATCTTCCAGCAGTTCAACCTGTTGCCGTTCCTGTCGGTGCGAGAAAACATCGAGCTGCCCTGTCACTTTTCCAAGGTGCGCGCCGAGCGTGCCAAGCAACGCCATGGCAGTGTGGAAAACGCTACGACCACCCTGCTCGCCCACCTGGGCCTGAAAGATCCGGCGATGCTCGCCCGTCGCGCCGACTCGTTGTCCATCGGCCAGCAGCAGCGCGTGGCTGCCGCCAGAGCGTTGATCGGTCAGCCGGAACTGGTGATTGCCGACGAGCCGACATCCGCGCTGGATGCCGATTCGCGCGAAGCGTTCATTCGCCTGCTGTTCGCCGAATGCCGCGAGGCCGGGGCCAGCCTGCTGTTCGTCAGCCATGACCAGAGCCTGGCCCCCTTGTTTGATCGCAATCTGTCGCTGAGCGACCTGAATCGCGCTGCCGTCGCTGTGGAGAGTTGA
- a CDS encoding DUF2796 domain-containing protein yields MRRLLLALPFALLPLVAAHAAEEHDHDHGDEHGSLGAHEHGVGRLDVVLEGKTLEFEFDSPAMNIVGFEHVATSDEDKAKVAKARELLLKPNALFSIADAANCSATSVKLESPLFGDKDDDHEEHAKAGDADHHEHSEIHGHYKFVCDAPAVLRKLDLSQIFKTFPDTKKLQVQLISPSGQSGAEVIAANPTLKF; encoded by the coding sequence ATGCGCCGTCTGCTACTTGCCCTGCCCTTTGCCCTGTTGCCACTGGTTGCCGCCCACGCGGCTGAAGAACACGATCATGATCATGGCGACGAACACGGCAGCCTTGGCGCGCACGAGCACGGTGTCGGGCGTCTGGATGTGGTGCTGGAAGGCAAGACACTGGAGTTCGAATTCGACAGTCCGGCCATGAACATTGTGGGCTTCGAACACGTTGCGACGTCAGACGAAGACAAGGCCAAGGTCGCCAAGGCGCGTGAATTGCTGCTCAAGCCTAATGCGCTGTTCAGCATTGCCGATGCCGCCAACTGCTCGGCCACGTCGGTGAAGCTGGAAAGCCCGCTGTTTGGCGACAAGGATGACGATCACGAAGAGCACGCCAAAGCAGGCGACGCCGATCATCATGAGCACAGTGAAATCCACGGCCACTACAAATTTGTCTGCGACGCACCGGCGGTACTGCGCAAGCTCGACCTGTCGCAAATCTTCAAAACCTTTCCCGACACCAAGAAGCTTCAGGTACAACTGATTTCGCCGAGCGGCCAGTCGGGCGCAGAAGTGATTGCAGCGAATCCGACCCTGAAATTCTGA
- a CDS encoding nuclear transport factor 2 family protein, with protein sequence MNKLHPNREILRAVYKDLTRITEFADPDIVLHKADQGAGGGLSIAIGKDAVLSHEINLLRRTRQTLYMDVHDIVANDHFGSVVGEMRASCEGRKIIMPFCGLWRFRDGRIVEHWEHVYNVRALGDFMNGKEPTISQWRYA encoded by the coding sequence ATGAACAAGCTCCATCCGAACAGGGAAATACTGCGTGCGGTGTACAAGGATCTGACACGCATCACCGAATTTGCCGATCCCGACATCGTGCTGCACAAAGCGGATCAGGGGGCGGGAGGCGGGTTATCCATCGCCATCGGTAAAGATGCGGTGCTTTCCCACGAGATCAATCTGCTCAGACGCACCCGTCAGACCTTGTACATGGACGTCCACGATATTGTCGCCAACGATCACTTCGGCTCGGTGGTGGGCGAGATGCGCGCCAGTTGCGAGGGGCGGAAAATCATCATGCCGTTCTGCGGCCTGTGGCGGTTTCGTGATGGCAGGATTGTCGAGCACTGGGAACACGTCTACAACGTGCGGGCGCTGGGCGACTTCATGAACGGCAAGGAACCGACCATCAGCCAGTGGCGTTACGCCTGA
- the trxA gene encoding thioredoxin — protein sequence MSQDTAYIFDATTATFDQLVIDKSFDQPVLVDFWAEWCAPCKVLMPLLQQITESYQGELLLAKVDCDAEPDVVARFGIRSLPTVVLFKDGQPVDGFAGAQPESEIRKILEQHVVMPPPPAADPLKQAQTLFAESRFSEAEAVLKVLLGEDNSNAAALILYARCLAERGELSEANAVLDAVTGDAHKAELAGAKAQLTFLAEAATLPDAAELKSRLAQNPQDDEAAHQLAIQHLSRQQYEAALDGLLKLFIRNRNYAEGLPHKTLLQVFDLLGNDHPLVTAYRRKLFAALY from the coding sequence ATGAGCCAGGACACTGCTTACATCTTCGACGCGACCACCGCGACCTTCGATCAGTTAGTCATCGACAAGTCATTCGATCAGCCCGTACTGGTCGATTTCTGGGCCGAGTGGTGTGCGCCCTGCAAGGTTTTGATGCCCCTCTTGCAGCAGATCACCGAAAGCTATCAGGGCGAACTGTTGCTGGCCAAGGTCGATTGCGACGCAGAGCCGGATGTCGTCGCACGCTTCGGTATTCGCAGCCTGCCAACCGTGGTGCTGTTCAAGGACGGCCAGCCGGTGGATGGTTTCGCCGGGGCCCAGCCGGAATCGGAGATCCGCAAGATTCTCGAGCAGCACGTCGTCATGCCGCCACCGCCAGCCGCCGACCCGCTCAAGCAGGCGCAAACGCTGTTCGCCGAAAGCCGCTTCTCCGAGGCCGAGGCGGTGCTCAAGGTGCTGCTGGGCGAAGACAACAGCAACGCGGCCGCGCTGATTCTGTACGCACGCTGCCTGGCGGAGCGTGGCGAGCTGAGCGAAGCCAACGCGGTGCTGGACGCCGTGACGGGCGATGCGCACAAAGCCGAGCTGGCCGGCGCCAAGGCGCAACTGACCTTTCTCGCTGAAGCTGCCACCCTGCCGGATGCCGCCGAGCTGAAAAGCCGCCTGGCGCAGAACCCACAGGATGACGAAGCCGCGCACCAACTGGCGATCCAGCACCTGTCGCGTCAGCAGTACGAAGCCGCACTCGACGGACTGCTCAAGCTGTTCATCCGCAACCGCAATTACGCTGAAGGCCTGCCGCACAAAACGTTGCTGCAAGTGTTCGACCTGCTGGGCAATGATCACCCGCTGGTTACCGCTTACCGCCGCAAGCTGTTCGCTGCGCTGTACTGA
- the nrdR gene encoding transcriptional regulator NrdR: MHCPFCGANDTKVIDSRLVAEGEQVRRRRECLACVERFTTFETAELVLPRLIKQDGSRQPFDEEKLRAGMQRALEKRPVSVERLEAALAHIKHKLRATGEREVKSLVVGELVMAELQKLDEVAYIRFASVYRRFQDLNEFREEIDRLAREPGKE; encoded by the coding sequence ATGCATTGTCCCTTCTGCGGTGCCAATGACACCAAAGTCATCGACTCCCGCCTCGTCGCCGAAGGCGAGCAAGTACGCCGCCGCCGCGAATGCCTGGCCTGTGTCGAGCGTTTCACCACGTTCGAGACTGCCGAGCTGGTCTTGCCGCGTCTGATCAAGCAGGACGGCAGCCGCCAGCCTTTCGATGAAGAAAAACTGCGCGCCGGCATGCAGCGCGCCCTTGAAAAGCGTCCGGTGAGTGTCGAGCGACTTGAAGCCGCGCTGGCGCATATCAAGCACAAGCTGCGGGCGACCGGCGAACGTGAAGTCAAATCGCTGGTCGTCGGCGAACTGGTCATGGCCGAACTGCAAAAACTCGACGAAGTGGCCTATATCCGTTTCGCGTCGGTGTACCGCCGTTTTCAGGATCTCAACGAATTTCGTGAAGAAATCGACCGTCTGGCCCGCGAGCCGGGTAAGGAATGA